One Marinibacterium anthonyi genomic region harbors:
- the ureF gene encoding Urease accessory protein UreF, producing MGMAERIPMPTDPAGLALLTLAQWLSPAFPVGAFAYSHGLDAAVTDGTVTDADSFADWLDDVLFHGGGRTDAILLVAAHAADEASLQGLDELARALAPSAERLMETDLQGTAFAGTAAAIWGTDGAPRTYPVAVGAAAAVHGLPLEQTVQFYLHAFASNLTAAATRLVPLGQTEAQAVLAARAPALADLGRLALSLTLEDLGSSAFLADIASMRHETQYSRMFRS from the coding sequence ATGGGCATGGCAGAACGCATTCCCATGCCCACTGACCCGGCCGGCCTTGCCCTGCTGACGCTGGCTCAATGGCTGTCCCCCGCCTTTCCGGTCGGGGCATTCGCCTATTCCCACGGGCTGGACGCGGCGGTTACGGACGGCACGGTCACGGATGCGGACAGTTTCGCCGACTGGCTGGACGACGTGCTGTTCCATGGCGGCGGTCGCACCGACGCCATCCTGCTGGTCGCCGCCCATGCGGCCGACGAGGCGAGCCTGCAAGGGCTCGACGAATTGGCCCGCGCGCTCGCACCCTCGGCCGAACGGCTGATGGAAACCGATCTTCAAGGCACCGCCTTTGCCGGCACCGCCGCGGCCATCTGGGGCACCGACGGCGCGCCGCGCACCTACCCCGTCGCCGTGGGCGCCGCCGCTGCGGTTCACGGCCTGCCGCTGGAACAGACGGTTCAGTTCTACCTGCATGCTTTTGCATCGAATTTGACGGCCGCCGCGACACGCCTGGTGCCCCTTGGACAGACAGAAGCACAAGCCGTGCTGGCGGCCAGGGCCCCCGCCCTTGCAGACCTCGGGCGTTTGGCGCTATCCCTCACCCTCGAAGATCTCGGCTCCTCGGCCTTCCTCGCGGATATCGCGTCGATGCGGCACGAGACACAATACTCGAGGATGTTCCGCTCATGA
- a CDS encoding Sucrose phosphorylase: protein MSDPFGHRLKDLVSQIYPDLDADILGSQIVDAFWPDDRPRRKRGRKPGNGFWSERDALMITYGNSIVDGAHKPLDLLRDFLDRNLKGVTNGVHILPFFPFTSDDGFAVSDYRSVNPILGDWSDIRRIGGEFKLMSDLVLNHVSSQSTWFHDYIQGHPPYDKFFFEASPEDDLSEVVRPRTHPLLREVETVNGPKHVWCTFSHDQVDVDFRNPEVLLEFLRVMRMHVDNGVRIVRLDAVAFVWKEIGTNCIHLPETHAIVRLMRLLCDFAHEPVILLTETNVPSLENLSYFGNRNEAHVVYNFSLPPLLLHAMLSGTSRYLVKWQAAMPPAQLGCAYLNFSASHDGVGMRPAEGILPEDQKDAMIGAVRRFGGEVSMRALGGGKESPYELNITFFDALKGTLAGEDGWHVERFVTSQTIVMALEGIPAFYIHALLATPNDHEKVAKTGMKRAINRHHWDYPTLRALLKDPESHTSQVLTALKKRIRLRGKQPAFHPNATQFTLQIDDRLFGVWRQSLDRDQSIFALHNVSDEEVELDPAVLNLIDGDTWTDLISGETIPVTGGYPIEFAPYQSRWISNRA, encoded by the coding sequence GTGAGCGATCCCTTCGGACACCGCCTGAAAGACCTGGTCAGCCAGATCTACCCCGACCTCGATGCCGATATCCTCGGCAGCCAGATCGTCGACGCCTTCTGGCCCGACGACCGCCCCCGCCGCAAACGCGGCCGCAAGCCCGGCAACGGCTTCTGGTCGGAACGCGACGCGCTGATGATCACCTACGGCAATTCCATCGTCGACGGGGCGCACAAGCCCCTGGACCTGCTGCGTGATTTCCTGGATCGCAACCTGAAGGGCGTGACCAACGGCGTGCATATCCTGCCGTTCTTCCCCTTTACCTCGGACGACGGGTTCGCCGTGTCCGACTATCGGTCGGTCAACCCGATCCTGGGCGACTGGTCCGACATCCGGCGCATCGGCGGCGAATTCAAGCTGATGTCCGACCTGGTGCTGAACCACGTGTCCAGCCAGTCGACCTGGTTCCACGACTACATCCAGGGCCACCCGCCCTACGACAAGTTCTTCTTCGAAGCCTCGCCCGAGGACGACCTGAGCGAGGTCGTCCGCCCCCGCACGCACCCCCTGCTGCGCGAGGTCGAAACGGTCAACGGCCCGAAACACGTCTGGTGCACCTTCAGCCACGACCAGGTCGACGTGGATTTCCGCAACCCCGAGGTGCTGCTGGAATTCCTGCGGGTGATGCGGATGCACGTGGACAACGGCGTGCGGATCGTGCGGCTGGACGCGGTGGCCTTCGTCTGGAAGGAAATCGGCACCAACTGCATCCACCTGCCCGAAACCCATGCCATCGTGCGGCTGATGCGGCTGCTGTGCGATTTCGCGCATGAACCCGTGATCCTGCTGACCGAAACCAACGTGCCCAGCCTGGAAAACCTGTCCTATTTCGGCAACAGGAACGAAGCGCACGTGGTCTACAACTTCTCGCTGCCGCCGCTGCTGTTGCACGCGATGCTGTCGGGAACCTCCCGCTACCTGGTCAAGTGGCAGGCGGCGATGCCGCCGGCGCAGCTGGGCTGTGCCTACCTGAACTTCTCGGCCAGCCACGACGGCGTGGGCATGCGCCCCGCCGAAGGCATCCTGCCCGAGGATCAGAAGGACGCGATGATCGGCGCGGTCCGCCGGTTCGGCGGCGAGGTGTCGATGCGCGCGCTGGGGGGCGGCAAGGAATCCCCCTACGAGCTGAACATCACCTTCTTCGATGCGCTCAAGGGCACGCTGGCCGGTGAAGACGGCTGGCACGTGGAACGCTTCGTGACCTCGCAGACCATCGTCATGGCGCTGGAAGGCATCCCGGCCTTCTACATCCATGCGCTGCTGGCCACGCCGAACGACCACGAGAAAGTGGCCAAGACCGGCATGAAACGGGCGATCAACCGGCATCACTGGGATTACCCGACGCTGCGCGCGCTGCTGAAGGACCCCGAAAGCCATACGTCCCAGGTGCTGACGGCGCTGAAGAAGCGGATCCGCCTGCGCGGCAAGCAGCCGGCCTTCCACCCCAACGCGACGCAGTTCACCCTGCAGATCGACGACAGGCTCTTCGGAGTCTGGCGGCAGAGCCTGGATCGCGACCAGTCGATCTTTGCCCTGCACAACGTCAGCGACGAAGAGGTCGAGCTGGATCCGGCGGTGCTGAACCTGATCGACGGGGATACCTGGACCGACCTGATCTCGGGCGAGACCATTCCGGTGACCGGCGGCTACCCGATCGAATTCGCGCCCTACCAGAGCCGCTGGATCTCCAACCGCGCGTGA
- the ureE1 gene encoding Urease accessory protein UreE 1: MIKAVQVRDHAHLAPSGRVSLDYEGRFIRRKVLQLADGGSILVDLPKTTSLDHGSVLVLEDGREIAVEAAPETLLEITGDDLTRIAWHVGNRHTPCQIESGRLLIHPDHVISDMLTLLGATVREVVEPFTPEGGAYGHGRTHSHAH, translated from the coding sequence ATGATCAAGGCAGTGCAGGTGCGCGACCATGCGCACCTTGCGCCCTCCGGCCGGGTGTCCCTGGACTACGAAGGCCGGTTCATACGACGCAAGGTCCTGCAGCTTGCCGATGGCGGGTCCATCCTTGTCGATCTCCCCAAGACGACCTCGCTTGATCACGGGTCTGTCCTGGTGCTGGAAGACGGCCGCGAAATCGCGGTCGAAGCCGCGCCGGAAACGCTTCTGGAAATCACGGGTGACGACCTGACCCGTATCGCCTGGCACGTGGGCAACCGCCACACGCCGTGCCAGATCGAATCCGGCCGCCTGCTGATCCACCCCGATCACGTCATCTCCGACATGCTGACCCTGCTTGGCGCCACCGTGCGCGAGGTGGTCGAACCCTTCACCCCCGAAGGCGGCGCCTATGGGCATGGCAGAACGCATTCCCATGCCCACTGA
- the ureG_2 gene encoding Urease accessory protein UreG, with the protein MTSSNGPLRVGIGGPVGAGKTTLTAALCRALRDDYSVAAITNDIYTQEDAEALMRMQALPLDRIMGVETGGCPHTAIREDASINLAAVAKMTDRFPDLDIVLIESGGDNLSATFSPELADLTLYVIDVAAGEEIPRKGGPAITKSDVLIINKTDLAPYVGASLEVMDRDAKKMRGDRPYVFCALKSGDGLQTVIDHIAAIGGLSKAEPVS; encoded by the coding sequence ATGACCTCTTCAAACGGCCCGCTTCGCGTGGGCATCGGCGGCCCGGTGGGCGCCGGCAAGACCACGCTGACGGCCGCGCTTTGCCGCGCGCTCAGGGACGATTATTCCGTCGCCGCCATCACCAACGACATCTACACCCAGGAAGACGCCGAGGCGCTGATGCGCATGCAGGCCCTGCCGCTTGACCGGATCATGGGCGTGGAAACCGGCGGCTGCCCGCACACCGCGATCCGCGAGGACGCGTCGATCAACCTGGCCGCCGTGGCCAAGATGACCGACCGCTTCCCCGACCTGGACATCGTGCTGATCGAATCGGGCGGCGACAACCTGTCGGCCACCTTCTCGCCCGAACTGGCGGACCTGACGCTGTACGTCATCGACGTCGCCGCCGGCGAGGAGATCCCCCGCAAGGGCGGCCCCGCCATCACCAAGTCGGACGTGCTGATCATCAACAAGACCGACCTGGCGCCCTATGTCGGCGCCTCGCTCGAAGTCATGGACCGCGATGCGAAGAAGATGCGGGGCGACCGGCCCTACGTCTTCTGCGCGCTGAAATCCGGCGACGGCCTGCAGACCGTGATCGACCACATCGCCGCCATCGGCGGCCTCAGCAAAGCCGAGCCGGTCTCGTGA